From the genome of Nicotiana sylvestris chromosome 2, ASM39365v2, whole genome shotgun sequence, one region includes:
- the LOC104245542 gene encoding magnesium/proton exchanger isoform X1, with translation MPSLGNYTTDSTNGHSNIFGHEKCDAYLLFHLETFLGEGFRAFLYFLGLAYCFVGLSAITARFFRSMESVVKHSRTVEMIDPRTGTKIIKDEKVWNYTIADITLLAFGTSFPQISLATIDAIRNIGNLYAGGLGPGTLVGSAAFDLFPIHAVCVVVPKAGELKKISDIGVWLVELFWSFWAYIWLYIILEVWTPNVITLWESILTVLQFGLLLIHAYAQDKRWPYLSLPIERAERPEEWVPAEAAKYKPHDKVHDPHPEVSQVGEENSGIVDIFSIHSGEGTVNSFVTTGHFYQNLAGEDVTESSTPRNGNIIPEESDILSIWKHQFVDALMLESAESRKLNNIYLRLARIFWQSLLLPWKLLFAFVPPYHIAHGWVAFICSLIFISGIAYVVTKLTDLISCVTGINPYVIAFTALAGGTSWPDLVASKIAAERQLTADSAIANITCSNSVNIYIGIGVPWLIDTLYNYIAYKEPLRIDNAEGLSFSLLVFFSTSVACIGVLVFRRLTLGAELGGPKVWAWVTCIFFMFLWLIFVVLSSLRVSGII, from the exons ATGCCGTCACTGGGTAACTATACCACCGACAGCACAAATGGACATTCAAATATATTTGGGCATGAAAAATGTGATGCCTATTTACTTTTCCATTTAGAAACTTTTCTAGGTGAAGGCTTTCGGGCTTTCTTGTACTTTTTGGGTCTTGCCTATTGTTTTGTCGGATTGTCAGCTATAACTGCTCGGTTTTTCCGGTCAATGGAAAGTGTTGTTAAGCATAGTCGAACTGTAGAGATGATAGACCCTCGCACAGGCACGAAAATCATCAAAGATGAAAAGGTGTGGAATTACACAATTGCAGACATTACTCTACTGGCATTTGGGACTAGCTTTCCACAGATATCTTTAGCTACAATTGATGCAATACGAAATATTGGAAATTTATATGCTGGAG GTTTAGGTCCGGGTACACTTGTCGGCTCTGCTGCGTTTGATCTATTTCCGATACATGCCGTTTGCGTGGTGGTTCCTAAAGCTGGAGAATTGAAGAAGATATCAGATATTGGAGTTTGGCTTGTAGAGCTCTTTTGGTCTTTTTGGGCCTATATCTGGCTGTATATAATTTTAGAG GTGTGGACTCCAAATGTTATAACTTTGTGGGAGTCTATCTTAACAGTGTTGCAATTTGGGCTATTGCTGATACATGCGTATGCTCAGGACAAGCGTTGGCCCTATTTATCCCTTCCTAT AGAAAGAGCCGAGAGGCCAGAGGAGTGGGTGCCTGCGGAGGCTGCTAAATATAAGCCTCATGACAAGGTTCATGATCCACACCCTGAAGTATCTCAAGTTGGTGAAGAAAATAGCGGAATTGTTGATATTTTCTCCATTCATTCAGGAGAAGGGACAG TTAATTCTTTTGTAACAACAggtcatttttatcaaaacttagcTGGCGAAGATGTCACTGAATCGTCCACGCCTCGTAATGGCAATATCATTCCAGAAGAATCTGACATCCTCTCAATTTGGAAGCATCAATTTGTGGATGCTCTCATG TTGGAAAGTGCAGAATCCAGAAAGTTGAATAATATATACCTACGCCTCGCAAGAATTTTCTGGCAGTCACTTCTTCTGCCGTGGAAGCTTCTTTTTGCGTTTGTGCCACCATATCATATTGCCCATGGGTGGGTTGCTTTCATATGCTCGTTGATATTTATTAGCGGAATAGCTTATGTTGTGACAAAGCTCACCGATTTGATAAGCTGTGTTACAG GAATAAATCCGTACGTCATTGCATTCACAGCTTTGGCAGGTGGAACCTCATGGCCTGATCTCGTGGCCAGCAAAATTGCTGCAGAACGGCAGCTTACAGCCGACTCCGCCATTGCTAACATTACCTGCAG CAATTCGGTGAACATCTATATAGGCATTGGTGTACCTTGGCTCATCGATACATTATACAACTACATTGCATACAAGGAGCCACTACGAATAGACAATGCAGAAGGACTAAGTTTCTCTTTGCTTGTTTTCTTCTCCACTTCCGTAGCATGTATTGGTGTTTTGGTGTTTAGGCGGCTTACTCTTGGTGCTGAGCTTGGCGGGCCAAAAGTTTGGGCATGGGTAACTTGCATATTCTTCATGTTTTTGTGGCTCATATTTGTTGTACTATCGTCTCTTAGAGTTTCGGGGATCATATAG
- the LOC104245542 gene encoding magnesium/proton exchanger isoform X2 codes for MPSLGNYTTDSTNGHSNIFGHEKCDAYLLFHLETFLGEGFRAFLYFLGLAYCFVGLSAITARFFRSMESVVKHSRTVEMIDPRTGTKIIKDEKVWNYTIADITLLAFGTSFPQISLATIDAIRNIGNLYAGGLGPGTLVGSAAFDLFPIHAVCVVVPKAGELKKISDIGVWLVELFWSFWAYIWLYIILEVWTPNVITLWESILTVLQFGLLLIHAYAQDKRWPYLSLPIERAERPEEWVPAEAAKYKPHDKVHDPHPEVSQVGEENSGIVDIFSIHSGEGTGHFYQNLAGEDVTESSTPRNGNIIPEESDILSIWKHQFVDALMLESAESRKLNNIYLRLARIFWQSLLLPWKLLFAFVPPYHIAHGWVAFICSLIFISGIAYVVTKLTDLISCVTGINPYVIAFTALAGGTSWPDLVASKIAAERQLTADSAIANITCSNSVNIYIGIGVPWLIDTLYNYIAYKEPLRIDNAEGLSFSLLVFFSTSVACIGVLVFRRLTLGAELGGPKVWAWVTCIFFMFLWLIFVVLSSLRVSGII; via the exons ATGCCGTCACTGGGTAACTATACCACCGACAGCACAAATGGACATTCAAATATATTTGGGCATGAAAAATGTGATGCCTATTTACTTTTCCATTTAGAAACTTTTCTAGGTGAAGGCTTTCGGGCTTTCTTGTACTTTTTGGGTCTTGCCTATTGTTTTGTCGGATTGTCAGCTATAACTGCTCGGTTTTTCCGGTCAATGGAAAGTGTTGTTAAGCATAGTCGAACTGTAGAGATGATAGACCCTCGCACAGGCACGAAAATCATCAAAGATGAAAAGGTGTGGAATTACACAATTGCAGACATTACTCTACTGGCATTTGGGACTAGCTTTCCACAGATATCTTTAGCTACAATTGATGCAATACGAAATATTGGAAATTTATATGCTGGAG GTTTAGGTCCGGGTACACTTGTCGGCTCTGCTGCGTTTGATCTATTTCCGATACATGCCGTTTGCGTGGTGGTTCCTAAAGCTGGAGAATTGAAGAAGATATCAGATATTGGAGTTTGGCTTGTAGAGCTCTTTTGGTCTTTTTGGGCCTATATCTGGCTGTATATAATTTTAGAG GTGTGGACTCCAAATGTTATAACTTTGTGGGAGTCTATCTTAACAGTGTTGCAATTTGGGCTATTGCTGATACATGCGTATGCTCAGGACAAGCGTTGGCCCTATTTATCCCTTCCTAT AGAAAGAGCCGAGAGGCCAGAGGAGTGGGTGCCTGCGGAGGCTGCTAAATATAAGCCTCATGACAAGGTTCATGATCCACACCCTGAAGTATCTCAAGTTGGTGAAGAAAATAGCGGAATTGTTGATATTTTCTCCATTCATTCAGGAGAAGGGACAG gtcatttttatcaaaacttagcTGGCGAAGATGTCACTGAATCGTCCACGCCTCGTAATGGCAATATCATTCCAGAAGAATCTGACATCCTCTCAATTTGGAAGCATCAATTTGTGGATGCTCTCATG TTGGAAAGTGCAGAATCCAGAAAGTTGAATAATATATACCTACGCCTCGCAAGAATTTTCTGGCAGTCACTTCTTCTGCCGTGGAAGCTTCTTTTTGCGTTTGTGCCACCATATCATATTGCCCATGGGTGGGTTGCTTTCATATGCTCGTTGATATTTATTAGCGGAATAGCTTATGTTGTGACAAAGCTCACCGATTTGATAAGCTGTGTTACAG GAATAAATCCGTACGTCATTGCATTCACAGCTTTGGCAGGTGGAACCTCATGGCCTGATCTCGTGGCCAGCAAAATTGCTGCAGAACGGCAGCTTACAGCCGACTCCGCCATTGCTAACATTACCTGCAG CAATTCGGTGAACATCTATATAGGCATTGGTGTACCTTGGCTCATCGATACATTATACAACTACATTGCATACAAGGAGCCACTACGAATAGACAATGCAGAAGGACTAAGTTTCTCTTTGCTTGTTTTCTTCTCCACTTCCGTAGCATGTATTGGTGTTTTGGTGTTTAGGCGGCTTACTCTTGGTGCTGAGCTTGGCGGGCCAAAAGTTTGGGCATGGGTAACTTGCATATTCTTCATGTTTTTGTGGCTCATATTTGTTGTACTATCGTCTCTTAGAGTTTCGGGGATCATATAG